The Deltaproteobacteria bacterium sequence CCGACCCCGAAAGCTGGAAGCCGATTGCCGATGACCGGGCCAGGCCGCTTTACCCGCGCTACGTACTGCTGGACCCGGAAACGCCCAATTACGTCGATGAGCTATTACGGCGGCTAGGATTGCCGGGCCGCCGAAACCCACCCGACTAAGCTATTTTCCCCTGAACCCATGGATTGGATGACAATGTTACGCCGTTGCTTGACGCTCTCGCCAAAATCCCCGACAGGCCCGGTCCCGCTGGGCTTGAGCAGGCGCTTGATGAGGCGGGGTCCTGGTATTGGCTTCCGCAGTTCCGAATGTTCGAACTGGGTAAAACGCCAACGCGAGAACATGAGAAATCCGTGAAGATGCGGTTCAGCTATGCCCCGGAGCCGTTTAAGAGGTCAAAATAGGAGACCGGCACGGAGTCCTCGGGGTTCAGTTTTAAGATCCGTGCGACTTCCTCGAACTCCGCAACGGTGTCAGCGCGATCCTGTCCGGAAATGACGGTTTCAATCTCGACGAAGGTGCCGAGCCCCTCGACGTCATCGAGGTGAATGCGGGTATTACGGAATAGGAACAGATGGCGTGTTTTCCTGACCGAACCCTTCGTGCCCAAGGCCTGTTCCAGGATTGCCTTGAGGCCTTCCAGCGCCGTTGAGTGGTAGACGAAATATTCGCTTTCCCGGCCGCCCGGGACGTCCGACCGTCGATAACTAATCAGTTCACCGCGCCCGTCACCAAATTCACGTAGCTTCAGGCGGGCATGCTCTGCCTGAAAGAACGTGTCGCACTGATGCAGCAGGCCCATATCTCGGGCACCCAGCTTACGAGTCTTTCGTTCAATGGCCGCTATGTCACCGTACCGGAACTTCGCTTCGATATTTTTCACTGTCGCCTCGTTCGCGCCATCTTCGAACAATGGCAATTGGCCTTGCAATTTATTGTGGAACTGGTCCGAAAAACTGCTATAATTTCTTTACTTCTCGGGTGCTGTCCGCTGCCATTTGGCAGGGCCCTACCAAACGACTCGGCCTCCAAACCAATGGGCGCCGGGTCGTTCCATTAGAATTATCAACGATTTTGAAACATGAATGTCTATTTGGTCCGGCATGGTCAAACTCAACCAAACATCGATGGTCCGACGGGCGTCGTGCAGGGGCAGCTCGACACTGACCTTAACAATGCAGGCGAAAATCAGGCGACTCAGCTTGCGAAGGAGTTGGAGAAAATCTCTTGGGAAGCTGTGTACAGCTCTACGTTAAAACGAGCGATTCGGACGGCAGAGATTTTGGTTCGCGGCCGGCACCCGGTTCTCCAGGTCGCCGGTCTTAACGAACGGCACTGTGGCGACTGGCAGGGTCGAAAGCGTTCTGATCTTGCTTGCGAGCTGGGATACTCGGACCTGATTGCATTCTGGAAAGCGCTCGGGCCTCATTTCGCTCCACCTAGAGGGGAAACATTCGATCAGATGGTAAGCCGGTCCGTAGCGACCTTTGAGCAGATCATCTCGGGCCACCCAAGAGATTCGAATGTCCTGCTGGTATCGCACGGTGGGCCGATTCGGGCGATAACCGGTCACCTCAGCGGGCTGTCGATAGAAGAGGTCTGGCAAATGCGTGGGCCCGAAAATTGCGAGGTCATACGAGTCGCAGTGTGAATCGTAAGGTGATTGAATTGGATTAGCCGGAGGCGACTGAAACGAATTTGTCTGGAGCAGACTTTGAAGAGCATCTCGCTTCCATGATGGCATCGGAATTGCTTTGATTTCACCGAAGGGGGTTGCAACCGTGGCCGACAACTATCCGGAACTGATTGGCCGCCTTCATTCCGAACTGAAGCGGATCGGATGTATGAGCTGGCAAGCGGACTCGGGAGACTACACGGTCTATGAAGTTTGCCGGTCGCCTCAGGACGGTTGCGACACTCGTCTGAAGACTTACACTCAGGTCTTGGACGGTAACGTCGCGCCGTTGCTCGATGCTCTCGCCAAGATCCCCGACAGGTCCGGTCCTGCTGGACTTGAGCAGGCGCTCGACGAAGCAGGGGGCTGGTATTGGCTTCCTCAGTTCTGAATGTCCGGATTGAGTAATAATCTTATGCGTGAAGTTTCGGATAGCGGCGAACTTGAGCCCATCGTACGGTGGGTAACGCAGTTCGTTGCCGAACGGGAAATTACATTCGCTGAACTGGACGAGGTCGGCTGTCCGCCGGTAGCTGCACTCGCCTATGTTTCATTTCTGATGACGGGTTCGATATCGATCCTACGGCAGGATCTGGACGACGAACAGGCTCTTGCGGCGGTGAGAGAAGTGGGGGGCGTCTACATTCGACGGACCTCTCGGCGATCGGCTGTTTAAACTACAGGACGGTCCGCGAGAACCCCGTTTTGGCGAGGACCTGGAAACGACGCGGCGTTTCGGGAAAAGTGCGAGGGTTCGCCCGTAGAGGAATCTGCCGAAATCTTCACGGTGATCCTTTCGGACCCGGATGGTTACTCGCTCCCGCGCGGAGAATCATTTTCAGCGCTCGCTGAGGTCGGAGAAAGATTCTTTGTTGGAATGAAGGCAGCGGTCGCAACCGGCAGGCGGCACTAAACCAGTTAATTTCGTTTGTCTCTGCCACCCGCCGAGCAAGGCGAAAAAATATTCGTTCCCTCAATATGCGTCAGAAATGTACGACGGGCCGTTCGCTTAATGGCTTGATTTTTGATGGGGGGGGGTATCGTCCCGATCTGACGAAAGTAATTCGGAGGATCGGGCATGCGTTCGCACAACCTGGTGGTCGCTGGCGATTGTGCCATTGGAGGCGAGGCTTTGGATTGGCACTGACGGAGCTTCAAGCACCTGTCGGCGAGTAATAGACTAGAGGCGGCATCCGTTGGTTCAGGTGCCGGGGTTATGGCTGAGAGCGCCCCGTTTTAAGGCAGTTCCGGCTCGATAATAAAAGAAAGCGCTTCGTTCTTGACGTAGGCGGCATCGGCGCAAGCAAACAGTCCGGTCCAGGGCCGTCTGGTGACGAGTTTCCCATTGGTGCGGATCTCAAACCAATCGGCAAACGGCTGCCTGCGTCCGCCGATGTTTACGGCCAGAGGTTTCTTGACGGATGCGTTCATGGCAATTCCGAGGGCGGTCCCTTTAGGAACTCTTTTCAGGTTCGCCAGTCGGTCAATATCCGCCCGGAAAATAACGTCCGCGTTCGGATCTGGAGCGAAGGCAAAACGGACCCCGTTACGGACACGGATACTGCCAGTAACCCGGTAAAGTGTGGGGTTCTTAGGCTCAGCGCGTTCTTTCGATGGCCTCGCGGACGCATGAGGAAAAGACCCGGAAAGCGATTTCCGGATCAGGCGAGAGCCGAACTGGATCCCTGCGGGATCATCGAAAAGACCAAGTTCGACCGTAAGGGACGGAACGCCGAGAGCGGGGCCCAGATCTCCACCCAGCGTCCCCCTTAAGTCTGTCTGGATCACCGGACATCCGATGAACCGGGCGAGAGCAAGTGTATCCGGGTCATGGCTGCGAATGATGGACACGACCGGATGCTGTCCCTCGCAGGCGTGCAGGTCGATCACGAATTGGGGTTTTACTGAACGAAGATAGCCTCGTACTCGAACCACTGCCGGCGACTGGCTGTTCCAGATCCGGTTTGGGTCAGGGACACCCCGGGTACCTCGCCTCAGGTTCCAGGCGTTGAAGACCATGAGCAACAGCGGTCGCCTTTGATTGCCACCGGTCATCTTGGCCATGGCGTTTCGGATTGCTTCCCAGCCATTCCGTTCGTTTCCATGAAGTCCCACGGATACAAACAGAGGCCGTTCATTGGTTGCGGTAAGATTTGGCGGCTGTACCCAGACCAGTAACGGCTGCTTTTTGCCACGACAGAACTTCCAGAGTTGCCTTGATGGGGTGGACCAGAACCGGGGTGGTGGTTCGGAGTAAATGACGAGCCCCGGAAAATGGCTCCACGGACCTTCCCGTGCCGGCACTGGAGTGGTGTTCCGCTTCACAGCATCAAACTTAGTTCCGGGTTCAAATGGCCACAAATGGCCTTCCAACTGAAAAGGCCGACCACCTGGATGGCTGTATTCTGGCCACTTCGCAGGTCTGTCTCACGGGTCGCCCCCGGCGTCCCCGTTCGTCGCACGCGGTTAACCAGTGGCGGCGTCTCCGGTCCCATGAGTCCTTCATGTGCCGTGTAGCGGTGCTGTAGGCGCTGGTTCACGGACTGGCGTGGCGCACTAGGTGCATGGCCACCACGGAGGCGGTTTGAGGGAAGGCAGTGAGGTTCTCAAGTCGGTAACCGGTTGAACGTCGCCGGTCTGAGCCTGTCAACCTTCTGATTCATCAAGATCTGACGTATAAACCGGCTGGGTCGGCTCGCTGCATCGATGTTCCACTTCCGGTCCGGACCAGTGGAACCTTAAAAGAACGCAAATGCACGAATTTAGCCTGAGCCCGCCACGACACAGCCAGCGAAACGGGGTAGGGCCACCTGTAATTCAGGGTAGGACCACCTGCTGAGCGAGGTAGGAGAGCCTGTACTTTGAGGTAGGACTGCCTGCGGAACAGGGTAGGGGTGCCTGAGCAAAAGGACGAACATGCACGAATCAGGTGTGCGTCAATGACTGGCCTCAATGAAGGAACCGTCAATATACCGTCGTTTTGAGGCCCGTACCCGCGCGGGTTTAACTTCTGGTCGCGTCATGGCTGAAGTTCCGGCGATTGTCGGATGTCACAGATAGACACCGATGCTCCCGGGATTATCCGCGACTATTGGTAGTTACATTTGGAGTCTGCCCGGATAATCGTCTGAAGCCCGGCGCAATCGCCTGCCTCGCCCGGTGCCGTATCTTTTTAGATAAAATAAATTGAACTAAAAAGAATGGCGTGATAAACGGTTAGTGGAGGTCAGATGACTAAACCGTTCCCCAAGCCGCCGGACACCATCGATAGCGAAGCCGCTGCCGAGCGTACTGGCATCTCGTACCCGCGTCTCATGCGGTTCCTGCGGAATGGATACGTCAAGCCTCAGGGCTATACGGGGAAGCCCCGTTCACCCGCCTGGTGGACCGACGATGACATGCACAGGGCCGAGATCGCCGACATGCTGCTGGAACTGCGGGTGGACCCGGCGGATATCCCCGGCGTCATTAGCAAGTACTGGGGGTTCTGGTCGGCGGGGTATCTCCCGATGTGGGCGTACGAGATGCGTCACCCGAAAACGGGCAAGCCGTACATGGGCTACATCGCCGTCTATCACGAAGACGGAGCCCGGCTCACCGGTAAAGAAAAAACGATCGAAGCCAACGGCACGAAGGGCTACCAGATGCAAGTCTATGCATTGCCATATGAATGGTCCCGCAAGCTGGTACCCTTAAAGAAGAGACGGGGCTGAAATGAATCCGGGCACACTGACGCTGGCCGATCTCCTGCAATCCCCGGAACGGATTGCGGACCTGCCGGTTGAATCGGTGCCGTCCTTTCTGGCTCAGCTGACCACGCTGCAATCCGGTCTGTATGCGAGGCTGCTGCTGCACCCGGCAAGACCACCGGTAGAGGCCGAGACGAATGAAGACGACCGGTGGCTGACTGCCGAAGAGGCGGCTCCGCTCCTCGGCGTGACGCCCCGGTGGCTCTATACTCGCTGGAGGCAGCTCCCGTTTTCCAGAAAGCTTTCCCACAAGGTGCTGCGCTTTTCGGAGAAGGGCATTCGCCGGTATCTGGCGGGAAAGGCCGGGAGACCGGTCGCTGTTGAGGTGAACCGGTGAGCGAACGCGGGATGGGGTCGGTGTACCGCCGGGGTAAAATCTGGTGGATTAAGTATCACTTCCGGGGGAAACCGTTCCGGGAGTCGTCGAAGTCGCCTGTTCGTAATGACGCCGTGAAGCTGCTTCGCAAACGTCAGGCGGACATGGGCAGGGGCCGGTTTGCTGGGCCGGACCCGGAACGAACCGTTCTCGGCGATCTCGCCCGGATGATGATCGATGATTACGAGGTGAACGGGCGAAAGTCGTTGAAGCGCGCCAAACTGAGCCAGGCCCATTTACTCGATTTCTTCGGCAACGCCCGAATCATCGATATCACCCCGGACACGGTCAAGGCCTATATCGCGCACCGGCTGCGGGAGAAGGCGGCGCATCAGACCGTCAAGACCGAACTCGTTACTCTTAAGCGGATGTTCCGTCTGGGCGAACAGGTCGGCCGCGTTGATAAAATCCCATATATCCCGACCATCAAGGTCGAAAATATCCGGCAGGGTTTCTTCAGCGACGCCGAATTTCGCGCGATCTGTTCAAACCTGTCCGACGACATTCAGCCGCTTGCGAAGTTCGCGTACCTGACCGGGTGGCGGCGCGGAGAAGTTCTGACGCTCACCTGGCGGCAGGTGGATTTCGACGCCGGGATTATCCGTCTCGAACCCGGCACGACCAAGAACAAGGAAGGCCGGATATTTCCGTTCTCGGTGTTGCCCGAGCTTTGCGACCTCATGGTTGAGCAACGGCAGCGTACCGACGCGATTGAGCATGAACTCGGCAGGATCATTCCTTGGGTGTTCCACCGTAGAGGGAAACCGGTCAAATATTTCTGCTCCGCATGGTATAACGCGGGCAAAAAGGCGGGGGTGCCGGGGAAGCTTTTCCATGATTTCCGCCGGACAGCCGTGCGCAGGATGGAGAGGGCCGGCGTTCCTCGAAGCGTCGCCATGAAGCTGATCGGTCACAAGACCGAAAGTATTTACAGGCGATACGCGATTGTGGACGAGGGCGACCTGGCAGCCGGAGTGGAAAAACTGGCGGTGCTCAGGGAAAAAGAAGCCAAACAGCCCCGCACGGTAGTGCCGATGGCCCCGGCGCGTCTGGCGGGGTCGGATCTGGGTTTGGGCACAATTTGGGCACAAAAGCCGGAAAAGATGAGGGAAAACCCGGCCCGCCGTGTCTGGAGTGACCGCGCACTCCGGCGATATTGTTCAGGGATTTATGGTGCCCCCGGACGGAATCGAACCGTCACGGCCGTGAAGCCAGCGGTTTTTGAGACCGCCCTGTCTACCAGTTCCAGCACGGGGGCATGGCGGGAAAAGACGCCGGTATGGAGCACGGCGCCGCACCCGGAGTCAACGATAGCCGGCAACAATGGCGGGAGCCGCCATGTGTCAGGCCCGCTCTCGGGCGATATCGGCCGGGGTGGACGGCAAGGGCTCGGCTTTCGTGTACCACCAGGCCCACAGGATGAAGATCGCCTGGAATGGCAGGCGTGCCCAGCGCTGGAGAGGCTCGGGCTGGTTCATCCATTCCGGCAGGCCCTCAAGCTGGACATTGCTCGTCGCCATGTAGATATTGGCCGGGAACACGGCGACCAGCAGTGCGATGATTCCCCAGGCCGAGAGCTGCGAGTAGCGGGGGAACAGCACTCCGGCGCCGAGAACGATCTCCGCCACCCCGCTCAGATAGACCAGTTCCAGGTGCCAGGGCAGCCAGGGCGGCATGATCTGGACGTAGAACTGCGGCACGACGAAGTGCATCACTCCCGCGAAGATGTATAGCGCCCCCATGACGTACCGGAGCGGTGTCTTGAAACGGCTGATGTTCATGGCAATCCCCCTGACTCCCCTGTGACAGCCGTATCATTGCCCGCCGTTCCGTTTCAGTCTAGGGATTTGGCGGACTGCCCTGACGACGAAAGGATGACCCGGGATGAGTGAACTGGCCAAATGGTACCGCACGTTCTGCCTTTACGGGGAACTGGCAGTGATGACGCCCGTCATGGGCGTCGGATCGGTACTGTTCGGCACGCTGGACAGGCTGGGGCTGAAACCCGAAGACCCGCACTTTTTCGGCAACTACCCGACCTACGGCTACTGCAATACTAACTTCTGGGCAGCGAACACGACCCACGAATTCATGGGCAAGAGGCCCGAAAAGCGTTCTCCCTACATCATCATGGCCAATCACCGCTCGCACCTGGACGGCCCCGCCATGCTGCTGGAACTGAAACCCATCACGTTCCGGTTCCTCGTCAAGCAGGAACTGCTGTACGTGCCGTTCATGGGACAGGCGTTCTGGGCCCTGGGTTTCATCTTCGTGAAACGGGGCAACAAGGAGTCGGCTGCCCAGTCGGCGGCCGAGGTGATCCAGAGGATCAAGGGCGGGGAAAACATCGTCGTCTTCCCTGAAGGAACGCGCTCGCGCACCGGCAAGATGCTGCCGTTCAAGAAGGGCGGTTTTCTCATGGCGATAGAGGGCGGAGTACCGATCCTGCCGGTGGGGATAGCAGGCTCGTCGCAAATGTACGGCTACGGATTCAGGGTTCGCGCAAACCGCGGGCATATCGTCGTCAACTGCGGAGAACCGATCGACACCACCGGCTACACCATCGATCGCGTGGATGAGCTGGTCAGGAAGGTCCGGGACCGGATTCGGGAGCTGGAACTGGAAGCACATATCGCCTGGCAGTCCCGTGCGAGAGAGATGAAGCTCCCCGTCCCTGAAGATATCATCCAGCGGATGCCTGGCGATTTCGCAGCAGAATCGGCCTGATTTTCCTGTTCGGAAACCGAACCGCTACCGAAGCGGACGATTGCCCCAAGTCACGGCTGGAAGCGGAAGAGCCCAAGCCAACTCTCTGATTTCATTTCGGTTTTTACCTTTTCCTCCTGGCATTGAAGCCAATCTGAAACCGGGCACCCAGTTTGCTCCTGTCAGGCCATGCCTCCAGCACCCACCACCGCTCGTGTGCTGCCGTTCCGCCAGAAAGGGCCAACGTCCGGGAATACAACAGATGACTCCGCACCTGATTTCGTCGAATGGCTAGAAACCCTGATCGAGCAACGAAAGGCGGCTAGGAAACCCGGCCAGAAAGCGGCCGGGCCATCCCGGCGACCCGCACAGCCGCCACCCACACCCAAACGCCCATCCATCCGGGAGTGGCCCGAAGACGACCGCCCCCGGGAACGGCTGCTCAGGTCCGGCCCGCAGGCGCTCAGCGACAGTGAACTGCTCGCAATCCTGATCCGGACCGGCGATGCCGCAAGGGGACTGAATGCCGTGGAGCAGGCCCGAGAACTGCTCCAGAAGGCCGGCTCGCTCGCCCATCTGGCGCGACGGTCCCCGGCTGAACTGAAAACCCTCGCCGGTCTCGGGCCGGCCAAAGCGGCGCAATTACTCGCGGCACTTGCCCTGGGCCCCCGGATCGACCGGTCGCACCTTGAGGACCGCCCGCAGGTGAGCGGCAGCGAGACTGCTTTCCGGATACTCCGGGAGCACTACGCCGACCCTGCCCTGGAGGAGGTCGTGACGCTTCTTCTGGACACCCGGAACCGGCTGATCCGTACCGTGCGGGCCGCCCGTGGTGGCACCAGCAGCGTCACCATTGAGCCGGCGGCTCTCTTCCGCGAGGCAATCCGCGAAGGGGCGGCGGCGATCGTGCTCTCCCACAACCACCCGTCAGGTGATCCCACGCCGTCAGCAGCCGACCGCCGGTTTACCAGCGACGCGCTGGCTGCCGGAAAAATGCTCTCTGTGCGTGTCCTGGACCACATCATCGTCGCAGGGCCCCGGTATTTCAGCTTTCTGGATGAAGGGATCATGGGCGGTTGACCCAGTGCCCTCCGGGGGCTGACAATGCATCCGGTATGCAGGTGGCCACAATTGCCGTTTATGCGGTTGTGCTTCTGACGGTAGCGCTCGCCGGGTGGTCGGCCGTCCGTGCGTTGCGCTACGGCCGGGGTTCCTCCCGTGCGCCGACACCCGACCCGTCCGTTCTGGCCCACCGTTACAGTCCCCGACTGGTCCGCATGAATGCCGGGCACCTGTTCACCATCCGGAGCGACAACAAGGAACTCCTCAGGTATGCGGAGCGCATGGGCCGGGTGCTGGGAATACCATCCCCGGACCTGTCGTTCGATAGCGGGGGCGAGCTCGTTTCGCTTGATGTGCGGGCACGCCTGTCGGCACATCTGGCCGAATGCCGCCGCCGTCTGGAAAGCGAACTGGATGACCTCGCTCAGCGGGTGGGAAAGCCGATCAACCGCCCATCCGAACGCGAATGGGGGCACGTGAACTTCTGCCCGGCCGGATGGCGCAGTTACTACCGGGCCGAGGATCATCCGGCGCTCTATTCACGGGATCCGGCAACCCTGCCGGAAGGCGATCTGGAGGCGATCCGGCTGGAGAGTCTGCGGTGGCTGTTCCCGCCGACCGATGACCTCCCCACCCTGCGGGGCCGCAACTGCACACCGGTGCAGGTACCCGAGGCCGACGCACGGTACATGCTTGCCCGGCTGAAAGTCCCCGACCCGGTGACCGAGGCCATTCTTGAGGCTGCCGGGCTTACCGAAGCGTCCGTTCCGAACCTGAAGCTTGCAAGCCGCGGCTGAGACGAACGGCCTGATGACTACCGTCTCCAGCACCGTTCCTGTCCTCCGGCGCGAGCCGTGGCGCGAACGGCTTTTCTCCCTTCTGGAGCCGCCCCGCCGCATCCGGCCGACGAAGGCCGGTTGGCTCTTTACCGCCCTGTCGGCGGCAATTGCTGTTGCCGCGATGAACACCGGCAACAACATCCTGTTCATCTTTCTCGGTATCCAGTTCGGGCTGGTCGCCGCCTCCGGCCTCTGGAGCGAAACCGTCCTCCGGGGCCTTTCGGCCAGTGCGCCTTCGCCCGGATGGGTGGACGCCGGCCGCCCTGCCGCCATCCGGTATGAACTCCGGGTGAAAAGTCGCCGCTGGCCGGCCTTCGTCCTGCAGGTGCTTCCGGACATTCAGCCGGTGACGGACGGCCCGCGCACGCTGCGCCTGCTCTGGCGCGAGAACCGCTGGTGGACCCCGCTTGAACGCAGGCAATCCGGCATCCGGATTGTCCGTTCCCCGTGGATACGCCGTATCCCACCGGCCGGCACCGCACAGGCGCACGTCGAAGTGAACTTCGCCCGGCGGGGTTTGTACCGGATTCAGCATCTGGAGATCGCCACCCTGTTTCCGTTCGGCCTGATCCAGAAACGAAAACGGATCGAGTGCGGGGTGGAGATCGTCGTTGCGCCGGAGCCGGTACCGGCCTCGGAACTGGGTAGCGTGCTGTCGGCTTCGTCTGATACCGAACAGACCGGCCTTCGGGTTGATCCTTCCGGGGAGTTTGACGGCTTGCGCCCCTTCTCCCCCGGCGATTCACCGAGAATGATCGCCTGGAAACTCACCGCCCGCACGGGGGCACTTACAGTCCGGTTGCACCGGGAAACGCTTGCCCCGCGTGTTTACGTGCGGATGGAGCCGCTCCGGGGCGGCCCGGCGGATCGTCCAGATCCATCCGAACAGCAGCGAACCGACCGGCAGGCACGGATCGCCCGGACGCTCGTCGAAACACTCCGGGCTGGAGGCCACGACGTTTTCCTTCAGGATGCGCCTCCGGTCCACGAGGGGCTATCAGCCGGAGAAGCACGGATGCTCGCCACCTGGGATGGCAACGAACTGCCTTGTGCCGGTACACCCGAGAAAACCTTTGTCGTCACGCGGCAAGGGCACGTCATTCGTGCGGGCTAGGGCCCGCGCTTCCATATCAAGGAGACCAGTAGGACATGCCGCCGGAAAAGATCGCCGTCGCCTGGAGCAGCGGCAAGGACAGCGCGATGACCCTGTACCGTCTCCGCCGAAATCCGGCTTACGAGGTTACGGTCCTTTTCACCACTGTCACCGGAACTTACGACCGTGTGAGCATGCATGGCGTCCGGCGCGAACTGCTGCTGAGGCAGGCCGAAGCGGCCGGGCTCCCGCTGATCATCTGTGAAATACCGCCCGAATGTCCCAATACTGTTTACGAGGCCCGTATGCGCGAGGGATGCGAGCGGCTCAAGGCCGCAGGCGCTGCCTCCATCGCCTTCGGCGACCTGTTTCTGGAAGATGTCCGCGACTACCGGATCCGCAACCTTCAGGGAACGGGACTGAAGCCGGTATTCCCCGTCTGGCAGGAACCAACTCCGCAGTTCGCACGCGAACTGATCGGTGCCGGAATCCGCACGACCGTCGTGTGTGTGGACACGCAGCAACTGCCCGCCAGTTTTGCCGGGCGCGACTTTGACCACCAGTTCCTTTCCGACCTCCCCCCGGAGGCCGATCCCTGCGGCGAACGCGGCGAGTTTCACACGTTCGTCTGGGACGGGCCATTCTTCAGCCGGCCGGTGAGGTTCACTCGCGGGGAAACCGTGACGAGGGAAAACCGGTTCTGCTTCTGCGACCTCATGGCAGCCTGACTGTTTTCCCGCAAGGGACACCGGTTGCCGCCGGGAACCCCAGCGGCCTAGGGTGGCTTTCGCGTATCAGCACGCTATTCCTGTCCGGCGGAGCGGCTCCAGATTGAAAACCAAACGGCTGTGCATACTCGGGTCAACCGGTTCCATCGGCGTGAGCGCCCTTGATGTGGTGCGCCAGCACCCCGGCCGCTTCGCCGTGGAGGCGCTCGTCGCCGGAACGAACGTGGAAATCATGGCCCGGCAGGTTCTTGAGCACCGCCCCCGCATGGCCGTCATGGCCACTGAAGAGAAGGCCGCCGAACTGAAGAAGGCCGCAGCAGGCTACGAGGGAGAGATCGCCTACGGGCCCCATGGCTACAGGGCGGCGGTCCAGCTGGCCACGGTCGATTCGGTCGTGTCGGCCATTGTCGGCGCCGCCGGGCTCGAACCGACGCTCTGGGCCATCGAGGCGGGCAAGGAGATCGGCCTGGCCAACAAGGAAACCCTCGTCACCGCCGGCGAACTGGTGAACCGGAAGGTGAAGGAACACGGCGTCACGATGCTCCCCATCGACAGCGAGCATTCGGCGATCTTCCAGGCGCTCGAAGGGAACAAACGCTCGCAGGTAAAGCGCCTCATACTCACGGCCTCCGGTGGCCCGTTCCGGACCTGGCCGAAGGAAAAGATCGCCCGTGCCACGGTCGACGAAGCCCTCAAGCACCCCAACTGGGCCATGGGCCGCAAGATCACGATCGATTCGGCCGGTCTGATGAACAAGGGGCTGGAGGTCATAGAGGCGATGTACCTCTTCGACATGACGCCCGATCAGGTGGGCGTCGTCGTCCACCCACAGTCGATCGTCCATTCAATGGTCGAATATATCGACGCCTCGATCATGGCACAGCTATCGGTTCCCGACATGCGGCTTCCCATCGCCTATGCGCTTGCCTGGCCGGACCGCATCGAGGCCACTATCCCGTTCCTGGACTGGTCGAAGACGGCACAGCTCACCTTCGAGGAAGTGGACCATGACCGCTTTCCCTGCCTTGGGCTCGCGTTCGCCGCCATCCGGGCGGGCGGCTCCATGCCGGCGGTGCTGAATGCCGCCAACGAGGTCACCGTCGAGGCATTTCTCGACGGCCGGATCGGTTTCTACGACATTCCCGCCATCAATGAGTCGGTTATGGGCCGCCATCGCACGGTGCGGCTCGACACGCTGGAGCAGGTCCGGAGCGCCGACCGTTGGGCACGCGAGGAAGC is a genomic window containing:
- a CDS encoding helix-turn-helix domain-containing protein; this translates as MNPGTLTLADLLQSPERIADLPVESVPSFLAQLTTLQSGLYARLLLHPARPPVEAETNEDDRWLTAEEAAPLLGVTPRWLYTRWRQLPFSRKLSHKVLRFSEKGIRRYLAGKAGRPVAVEVNR
- a CDS encoding class IV adenylate cyclase, translating into MPLFEDGANEATVKNIEAKFRYGDIAAIERKTRKLGARDMGLLHQCDTFFQAEHARLKLREFGDGRGELISYRRSDVPGGRESEYFVYHSTALEGLKAILEQALGTKGSVRKTRHLFLFRNTRIHLDDVEGLGTFVEIETVISGQDRADTVAEFEEVARILKLNPEDSVPVSYFDLLNGSGA
- a CDS encoding histidine phosphatase family protein; this encodes MNVYLVRHGQTQPNIDGPTGVVQGQLDTDLNNAGENQATQLAKELEKISWEAVYSSTLKRAIRTAEILVRGRHPVLQVAGLNERHCGDWQGRKRSDLACELGYSDLIAFWKALGPHFAPPRGETFDQMVSRSVATFEQIISGHPRDSNVLLVSHGGPIRAITGHLSGLSIEEVWQMRGPENCEVIRVAV
- a CDS encoding DoxX family membrane protein, whose translation is MNISRFKTPLRYVMGALYIFAGVMHFVVPQFYVQIMPPWLPWHLELVYLSGVAEIVLGAGVLFPRYSQLSAWGIIALLVAVFPANIYMATSNVQLEGLPEWMNQPEPLQRWARLPFQAIFILWAWWYTKAEPLPSTPADIARERA
- the radC gene encoding DNA repair protein RadC, producing the protein MPPAPTTARVLPFRQKGPTSGNTTDDSAPDFVEWLETLIEQRKAARKPGQKAAGPSRRPAQPPPTPKRPSIREWPEDDRPRERLLRSGPQALSDSELLAILIRTGDAARGLNAVEQARELLQKAGSLAHLARRSPAELKTLAGLGPAKAAQLLAALALGPRIDRSHLEDRPQVSGSETAFRILREHYADPALEEVVTLLLDTRNRLIRTVRAARGGTSSVTIEPAALFREAIREGAAAIVLSHNHPSGDPTPSAADRRFTSDALAAGKMLSVRVLDHIIVAGPRYFSFLDEGIMGG
- a CDS encoding DUF58 domain-containing protein, whose protein sequence is MQAAAETNGLMTTVSSTVPVLRREPWRERLFSLLEPPRRIRPTKAGWLFTALSAAIAVAAMNTGNNILFIFLGIQFGLVAASGLWSETVLRGLSASAPSPGWVDAGRPAAIRYELRVKSRRWPAFVLQVLPDIQPVTDGPRTLRLLWRENRWWTPLERRQSGIRIVRSPWIRRIPPAGTAQAHVEVNFARRGLYRIQHLEIATLFPFGLIQKRKRIECGVEIVVAPEPVPASELGSVLSASSDTEQTGLRVDPSGEFDGLRPFSPGDSPRMIAWKLTARTGALTVRLHRETLAPRVYVRMEPLRGGPADRPDPSEQQRTDRQARIARTLVETLRAGGHDVFLQDAPPVHEGLSAGEARMLATWDGNELPCAGTPEKTFVVTRQGHVIRAG
- a CDS encoding succinylglutamate desuccinylase/aspartoacylase family protein; this encodes MGLHGNERNGWEAIRNAMAKMTGGNQRRPLLLMVFNAWNLRRGTRGVPDPNRIWNSQSPAVVRVRGYLRSVKPQFVIDLHACEGQHPVVSIIRSHDPDTLALARFIGCPVIQTDLRGTLGGDLGPALGVPSLTVELGLFDDPAGIQFGSRLIRKSLSGSFPHASARPSKERAEPKNPTLYRVTGSIRVRNGVRFAFAPDPNADVIFRADIDRLANLKRVPKGTALGIAMNASVKKPLAVNIGGRRQPFADWFEIRTNGKLVTRRPWTGLFACADAAYVKNEALSFIIEPELP
- a CDS encoding 1-acyl-sn-glycerol-3-phosphate acyltransferase — its product is MSELAKWYRTFCLYGELAVMTPVMGVGSVLFGTLDRLGLKPEDPHFFGNYPTYGYCNTNFWAANTTHEFMGKRPEKRSPYIIMANHRSHLDGPAMLLELKPITFRFLVKQELLYVPFMGQAFWALGFIFVKRGNKESAAQSAAEVIQRIKGGENIVVFPEGTRSRTGKMLPFKKGGFLMAIEGGVPILPVGIAGSSQMYGYGFRVRANRGHIVVNCGEPIDTTGYTIDRVDELVRKVRDRIRELELEAHIAWQSRAREMKLPVPEDIIQRMPGDFAAESA